Proteins encoded within one genomic window of Comamonas endophytica:
- a CDS encoding glycosyltransferase → MGGFEGADHRNGHGHPLDTNQRNGHRARLDEDYAALAHMGIRVVRESIGWRLFDEGGAWSMPALREQARLAARHGIQVIWSLMHYGWPQRLDPFERPEEFIAAFAEHCETVAAMLAEVHGPAAVYQPINEISFLAWAAGHTGLIHPYVPGGPERGAQLKRVLVRATLRAIDAIWRVAPGARIVHTDPAIHVEAPLGAGPGVCAAAAREAEGQFEAWDMICGLKASELGGAPRYLDVLGINYYHDNQWEHGSGARLHWHLQDRRRRPFHRLAAALWQRYQRPLCISETGHVGEGRAQWLDDIAGEVAQCHAQGIPLLGLCLYPLIDRPDWQDFDHWHHAGLWDVPGADAGDLTRRLCQPYAERLQHWLQAFGDHALRFSPPFLGTAMKSIVVFSHLRWDFVYQRPQQLMSRLAGQHPILFVEEPIVGAERTWLERYSPCAGVQVLRMHVPGNAPGFADMHMDRMRGMLQQYLDDHGIDQYLLWFYTPMALPLARDLTPLGRIYDCMDELSAFDFAPPALIEREEQLFREVDLVFTGGRSLYESKRTRHGDVHCFPSSVDHAHFGRSGVPSHPDQAHIAGPRLGYYGVIDERLDLDLVGALADAHPDWQIVMVGPVVKIDAARLPQRPNLHWMGQRRYDELPSFLSGWDVCLMPFALNASTRFISPTKTLEYLAAGKPVVSTPVRDVAQQYADVVPIAASPAEFVAACEGILARSPAEQAQFQELAAQVVASTSWDRTATAMQVLLERFDAIEEAIEADEALAVNTPLPRPVQVPAWAATAQLSPSLPVA, encoded by the coding sequence ATGGGGGGCTTCGAAGGCGCAGACCACCGCAATGGCCATGGCCACCCGCTGGACACCAATCAGCGCAATGGCCACCGCGCCCGCCTGGACGAAGACTACGCGGCATTGGCGCACATGGGCATCCGCGTGGTGCGCGAAAGCATCGGCTGGCGGCTGTTCGACGAAGGCGGCGCCTGGAGCATGCCGGCCCTGCGAGAACAGGCCCGGCTCGCGGCCCGTCATGGCATCCAGGTCATCTGGTCGCTGATGCATTACGGCTGGCCGCAGCGCCTGGATCCGTTCGAGCGTCCCGAGGAATTCATAGCGGCCTTTGCCGAGCATTGCGAGACCGTGGCCGCAATGCTGGCCGAGGTGCACGGTCCGGCTGCCGTCTACCAGCCGATCAACGAAATCTCCTTCCTGGCCTGGGCCGCAGGGCACACCGGGCTGATCCACCCCTATGTGCCGGGCGGGCCCGAGCGCGGCGCGCAGCTCAAGCGCGTGCTGGTGCGCGCCACGCTGCGCGCCATCGACGCGATCTGGCGCGTGGCGCCGGGCGCGCGCATCGTGCACACCGATCCCGCAATCCATGTCGAGGCGCCGCTGGGTGCGGGCCCGGGCGTCTGCGCGGCCGCGGCGCGCGAAGCCGAGGGCCAGTTCGAGGCCTGGGACATGATTTGCGGCCTCAAGGCCTCCGAGCTGGGCGGCGCGCCGCGCTACCTCGATGTGCTGGGCATCAACTACTACCACGACAACCAGTGGGAGCATGGTTCCGGCGCGCGCCTGCACTGGCATCTGCAGGACCGGCGCCGGCGTCCCTTCCATCGGCTGGCCGCGGCGCTCTGGCAGCGCTACCAGCGACCGCTGTGCATCAGCGAAACCGGCCATGTGGGCGAGGGCCGTGCGCAGTGGCTCGACGACATCGCCGGCGAGGTGGCGCAATGCCATGCGCAGGGCATCCCGCTGCTGGGCCTGTGCCTGTACCCGCTCATTGACCGGCCCGACTGGCAAGACTTCGATCACTGGCATCACGCCGGTCTGTGGGACGTACCCGGCGCCGATGCCGGGGACCTCACGCGCCGGCTGTGCCAACCCTATGCCGAGCGCCTGCAGCACTGGCTGCAGGCCTTTGGTGACCATGCGCTTCGTTTTTCTCCACCCTTCCTTGGTACCGCCATGAAAAGCATTGTTGTCTTCTCTCATCTTCGCTGGGATTTCGTGTACCAACGCCCGCAGCAGCTGATGTCGCGCCTTGCCGGCCAGCATCCGATCCTGTTCGTCGAGGAGCCCATCGTCGGCGCCGAGCGTACCTGGCTCGAGCGCTACAGCCCCTGCGCCGGCGTGCAGGTGCTGCGCATGCACGTGCCCGGCAATGCGCCCGGCTTTGCCGACATGCACATGGACCGCATGCGCGGCATGCTGCAGCAGTATCTCGACGACCATGGCATCGACCAGTACCTGCTGTGGTTCTACACCCCGATGGCGCTGCCGCTGGCGCGCGATCTCACGCCGCTGGGCCGCATCTACGACTGCATGGACGAGCTGTCGGCGTTCGATTTCGCGCCCCCGGCGCTGATCGAGCGCGAGGAGCAGCTGTTCCGCGAGGTGGATCTGGTGTTCACCGGCGGGCGCAGCCTCTACGAATCCAAGCGCACGCGGCATGGCGACGTGCATTGCTTCCCGAGCAGTGTGGACCACGCGCATTTCGGCCGCAGCGGCGTGCCCAGCCACCCCGACCAGGCCCACATCGCCGGCCCGCGCCTTGGCTACTATGGCGTGATCGACGAGCGGCTGGACCTGGACCTGGTCGGCGCGCTGGCCGATGCACATCCCGACTGGCAGATCGTGATGGTCGGCCCGGTGGTGAAGATCGACGCCGCACGCCTGCCGCAGCGCCCGAACCTGCACTGGATGGGCCAGCGGCGCTACGACGAGCTGCCTTCCTTCCTCTCCGGCTGGGATGTATGCCTGATGCCCTTCGCGCTCAACGCATCGACGCGCTTCATCAGCCCGACCAAGACGCTGGAATACCTGGCGGCGGGCAAGCCCGTGGTCAGCACGCCGGTGCGCGATGTGGCGCAGCAGTATGCGGACGTGGTGCCCATCGCCGCCTCGCCGGCGGAATTCGTCGCCGCCTGCGAAGGCATCCTGGCGCGCTCGCCCGCAGAGCAGGCGCAGTTCCAGGAACTTGCGGCCCAGGTCGTGGCGTCCACCTCGTGGGACCGAACCGCAACAGCCATGCAGGTGCTGCTCGAGCGCTTCGACGCCATCGAAGAAGCGATCGAGGCCGACGAAGCATTGGCCGTCAACACGCCGCTGCCGAGGCCGGTCCAGGTTCCGGCATGGGCGGCCACTGCCCAGCTGTCGCCCTCGCTGCCCGTGGCCTGA
- a CDS encoding DUF1989 domain-containing protein: MHEVSSAVSNITRIPPQSGVAFRLRAGEILRICDPMGEQVADLFAFKDGEHACSLSSGRSIDYASKIYLSTGDPLYSNDSRVMFRILEDQVGRHDFLLTPCSQEMFEILYKHQGHHPSCFENLYRALAPFGIRPEQIGTTFNVFMNVVVAPDGTVAVKAPTSRAGQYIELRAEMDLVCGLTSCSAENSNNGSFKPIDYEIISGR; encoded by the coding sequence ATGCATGAAGTCAGCAGCGCAGTCAGCAACATCACGCGCATTCCGCCCCAATCCGGCGTCGCCTTCCGGCTGCGTGCCGGCGAGATCCTGCGCATCTGCGATCCGATGGGCGAGCAGGTGGCGGATCTGTTTGCATTCAAGGACGGCGAGCATGCATGCAGCCTGTCCTCCGGCCGCAGCATCGACTACGCGTCGAAGATCTACCTGAGCACGGGTGACCCGCTCTACTCCAACGACAGCCGGGTGATGTTCCGCATCCTCGAGGACCAGGTGGGCCGCCATGATTTCCTGCTCACTCCCTGCAGCCAGGAGATGTTCGAGATTCTCTACAAGCACCAGGGCCACCACCCGAGCTGCTTCGAGAACCTGTACCGCGCGCTGGCCCCCTTCGGCATCCGGCCCGAGCAGATCGGCACCACCTTCAATGTGTTCATGAACGTCGTGGTCGCACCCGACGGCACCGTGGCCGTGAAGGCGCCTACCTCCAGGGCCGGCCAGTACATCGAGCTGCGCGCGGAAATGGACCTGGTCTGCGGCCTGACTTCGTGCTCCGCGGAAAACTCCAACAACGGCAGCTTCAAGCCCATCGACTACGAGATCATCTCCGGGCGTTGA
- the gntA gene encoding guanitoxin biosynthesis heme-dependent pre-guanitoxin N-hydroxylase GntA produces MRAQIKPTDLPSSAPGQLVRDFIANPSFPCVGAKSALNKGRLQLQEFGALGDPAFTPALHAALLRYSQDHPAPGMVPVTFIAAFERELLDEHSFEQRLWRQLQALHEHDCAHGIAWSPEVTDDPERNEFSFSVGGRAFFVVGMHPGASRLARRAPIPCLVFNFHEQFELLKHSGKYTGMQDAIRKRDIALQGSINPVLARFGESSEARQYSGRAVEAGWQCPFHSKAKQDA; encoded by the coding sequence ATGCGAGCCCAAATCAAACCCACCGACCTCCCCAGCTCCGCCCCTGGGCAGCTGGTGCGGGACTTCATCGCGAACCCCAGCTTTCCCTGCGTGGGGGCCAAGTCCGCGCTCAACAAGGGGCGCCTGCAACTGCAGGAGTTCGGCGCGCTGGGCGATCCCGCTTTCACGCCCGCACTGCACGCCGCGCTGCTGCGGTATTCGCAGGACCACCCGGCGCCGGGCATGGTTCCCGTGACCTTCATTGCCGCCTTCGAGCGCGAACTGCTGGACGAGCACAGCTTCGAGCAGCGGCTGTGGCGCCAGCTCCAGGCACTGCACGAGCACGATTGCGCGCACGGCATTGCCTGGTCGCCCGAAGTCACCGATGATCCCGAGCGCAACGAGTTCTCGTTCAGCGTCGGCGGGCGGGCGTTCTTCGTGGTGGGGATGCACCCGGGTGCCTCGCGGCTTGCGCGGCGCGCGCCCATACCCTGCCTAGTGTTCAACTTCCACGAGCAGTTCGAGCTGCTCAAGCACAGCGGCAAGTACACCGGCATGCAGGATGCGATCCGCAAGCGCGATATCGCGCTGCAGGGCTCCATCAATCCGGTGCTGGCGCGCTTTGGCGAGTCTTCGGAAGCGCGCCAGTATTCCGGACGCGCCGTGGAAGCCGGTTGGCAGTGTCCTTTTCATTCGAAAGCCAAGCAAGATGCATGA
- a CDS encoding alpha/beta hydrolase family esterase — protein MNHLLQKMRAQASQWTRKSLRYAAAPAVRDMTGGPVSAPGAVRWLPEDASALLQLRERTETPGQTQEQWLAGSFTHRGRTLDYRLYVPPRAGAAARPMVVMLHGCTQDAADFAAGTRMNAQARALGAVVLYPEQSQRANPRKCWNWFHPQHQQRGRGEPAVLAALTLAMAAEHRVDFARIYVAGLSAGGAMADILGATYPDIFAAVGVHSGLPRGSANDVMSALAAMRSGAPGAWGATTPVAAPPTIVFHGDADSTVHISNGAAIIDAALRARSLAGSGVQPLEGRTDRGRRYSHSVYRDADGRTLAEYWQLHGAGHAWSGGDMDASYTDADGVDATAQMLRFFLEHSRAS, from the coding sequence GTGAACCATCTGCTTCAGAAAATGCGCGCGCAGGCCAGCCAGTGGACGCGCAAAAGCCTGCGCTATGCCGCCGCCCCGGCAGTCCGGGACATGACCGGCGGCCCCGTGAGCGCGCCTGGCGCGGTGCGTTGGCTGCCTGAAGATGCCAGCGCATTGCTGCAGCTGCGCGAGCGCACGGAGACGCCCGGGCAGACACAGGAGCAATGGCTCGCGGGCAGCTTCACGCACCGCGGCCGCACGCTGGATTACCGGCTTTACGTGCCCCCCCGGGCAGGCGCTGCCGCGCGGCCGATGGTCGTCATGCTGCATGGCTGCACGCAGGACGCGGCGGACTTCGCCGCCGGCACCCGCATGAATGCCCAGGCCCGGGCGCTGGGCGCGGTGGTGCTCTACCCCGAACAGAGCCAACGCGCCAATCCGCGCAAATGCTGGAACTGGTTCCATCCGCAGCACCAGCAGCGCGGCCGCGGCGAGCCCGCCGTGCTGGCGGCGCTGACCCTGGCCATGGCGGCCGAGCACCGGGTGGACTTCGCGCGCATCTATGTGGCGGGGTTGTCCGCGGGCGGGGCCATGGCCGACATCCTGGGCGCGACCTATCCGGATATCTTCGCCGCCGTGGGCGTGCATTCGGGCCTGCCGCGAGGCAGTGCCAATGATGTCATGTCGGCGCTTGCCGCCATGCGCAGCGGCGCGCCGGGCGCATGGGGAGCGACCACGCCGGTTGCCGCTCCGCCCACCATCGTCTTCCATGGCGATGCCGACAGCACCGTGCACATCAGCAACGGCGCGGCCATCATCGATGCGGCCCTCAGGGCCCGCAGCCTGGCCGGCAGCGGCGTGCAGCCGCTCGAAGGGCGCACGGACCGGGGCCGGCGCTACAGCCACAGCGTCTACCGCGACGCCGATGGCCGCACCCTGGCCGAATACTGGCAGTTGCATGGCGCCGGGCATGCCTGGTCGGGCGGCGATATGGACGCGAGCTATACCGATGCCGACGGGGTCGACGCCACGGCGCAGATGCTGCGTTTCTTCCTGGAGCATTCCAGGGCCAGCTGA
- a CDS encoding guanylate cyclase yields MQSPTLQEYRLLLETQGPAGLDFLNSRVPHRYTGIFRLQEGALHNIFLHDKRGEIIPEFLQVVPLTDSFCHLTMRDGVFRTADSTHESSLDGHKYQGVLRSYIGLPLADGQGGLYGTICHFDERALELADEEFEIFSKAAKLLPDYLGKPVLRPGA; encoded by the coding sequence ATGCAATCCCCGACCCTCCAGGAGTACCGGCTCCTTCTTGAAACCCAGGGCCCGGCCGGCCTCGATTTCCTCAATTCCCGCGTTCCGCACCGCTACACTGGCATCTTCCGCCTGCAAGAGGGTGCACTGCACAACATCTTCCTGCACGACAAGCGCGGCGAGATCATTCCCGAATTCCTGCAGGTGGTGCCGCTGACGGACAGCTTCTGCCATCTCACCATGCGCGACGGCGTGTTCAGGACCGCCGATTCCACGCACGAGTCCAGCCTCGACGGCCACAAGTACCAGGGCGTGCTGCGCTCCTATATCGGCCTGCCGCTGGCCGATGGCCAGGGAGGCCTCTACGGCACCATCTGTCATTTCGACGAACGGGCCCTGGAGCTGGCCGACGAGGAGTTCGAGATCTTCAGCAAGGCGGCCAAGCTGCTGCCGGACTATCTCGGCAAGCCCGTGCTGCGCCCGGGCGCCTGA
- a CDS encoding putative bifunctional diguanylate cyclase/phosphodiesterase → MNTFMPSDHNLLVVAASFAIAMLASYVTLDLARRVRSAQRRMGLAWWGAGSLVMGTGIWSMHFLGMQAFELPIVIGFASGLTLLSWLAAVGAAGVALGIASRKHFGPLQLALGALVMGAGIAGMHYIGMAAMNMAPGIFWDWRLVALSVLIAVLASAAALMLFKLLRQVKPGQRLGYQLAASFVMAVAICGMHYTGMGAAHFAMGSVCLSAGELGGPGLTVLVLMATGMLLISTLFTSMLDARLQSTAERLTESLKESNNRLKAANDELQHRAFSDPLTGLPNRLLFEDRLRQALLRLDRANHDGVVDRLAVLFVDLDGFKPINDSFGHAAGDVILRCAADRLRLEAREGDTVARVGGDEFLLLLENVTDEAACIGVAKRALTALSKPFELAGRQVQIACSIGIAIHPGPGERSKLVANADAAMYAAKRAGGSCHVLFEPHMGSDASAQLELQNDLRHALERGEMSLHYQPKIDGQDGQVCGVEALLRWSHPQHGMVSPAVFIALAERFGLIVQLGNWVIEEACRQMAEWKHSGIVIRVAINISAHQLRDNSLVTRIEQALARHGVPASQLLCEITETVAMEDMQATQRTFDGLARIGVFLSIDDFGSGYSSLNYLRQLPARQLKIDRSFVHDLEFSEDARSVVNAVVKLAHALNLGVVAEGVETAGQRDILLEMQCDELQGYFFARPMPADALLAWSLGEQGKSLLDNVPPVGLLR, encoded by the coding sequence ATGAATACGTTCATGCCCTCCGACCACAACCTGCTGGTGGTCGCAGCATCCTTTGCCATTGCCATGCTCGCCTCCTATGTCACGCTGGACCTGGCGCGGCGCGTGCGCAGCGCGCAGCGCCGCATGGGATTGGCGTGGTGGGGTGCGGGCTCGCTGGTCATGGGCACGGGGATCTGGTCCATGCACTTCCTGGGAATGCAGGCCTTCGAGCTGCCCATCGTCATCGGCTTTGCCAGCGGCCTGACGCTGCTGTCCTGGCTGGCGGCCGTGGGCGCGGCGGGCGTGGCGCTCGGCATTGCCAGCCGCAAGCATTTCGGGCCTCTGCAACTGGCGCTCGGGGCGCTGGTGATGGGCGCAGGCATCGCCGGCATGCACTACATCGGCATGGCCGCCATGAACATGGCGCCCGGCATTTTCTGGGACTGGAGGCTGGTGGCGCTGTCGGTGCTGATTGCGGTACTGGCCTCGGCCGCTGCGCTGATGCTGTTCAAGCTGCTGCGCCAGGTCAAGCCCGGCCAGCGCCTGGGCTACCAGCTGGCGGCCTCGTTCGTCATGGCCGTCGCCATCTGCGGCATGCACTACACCGGCATGGGTGCGGCGCATTTCGCGATGGGTTCGGTGTGCCTGAGCGCCGGCGAGCTCGGCGGCCCGGGCCTCACGGTGCTGGTGTTGATGGCCACCGGCATGCTGCTGATCAGCACGCTGTTCACCTCGATGCTCGATGCGCGGCTGCAAAGCACCGCCGAGCGCCTGACCGAATCGCTGAAGGAAAGCAACAACCGCCTCAAGGCGGCGAACGACGAACTGCAGCACCGCGCCTTTTCCGACCCGCTCACCGGGCTACCCAACCGCCTGCTGTTCGAGGACCGGCTGCGTCAGGCGCTGCTGCGCCTGGACCGCGCCAACCATGATGGGGTGGTGGACCGGCTGGCGGTGCTGTTCGTGGACCTCGATGGCTTCAAGCCCATCAACGATTCCTTTGGCCATGCAGCCGGCGACGTGATCCTGCGCTGCGCCGCCGACCGCCTGCGCCTGGAGGCCCGCGAAGGCGATACCGTGGCGCGCGTGGGCGGCGATGAATTCCTGCTGCTGCTGGAAAACGTCACCGACGAGGCGGCCTGCATCGGCGTGGCCAAGCGCGCGTTGACCGCGCTGTCGAAGCCCTTCGAACTCGCCGGCCGGCAGGTGCAGATTGCCTGCTCCATCGGCATTGCCATCCACCCGGGTCCTGGCGAGCGCAGCAAGCTGGTGGCCAACGCCGATGCCGCGATGTATGCCGCCAAGCGCGCCGGCGGCAGCTGCCATGTGCTGTTCGAGCCGCACATGGGCTCGGATGCCTCGGCACAGCTCGAGCTGCAGAACGACCTGCGCCACGCGCTCGAGCGTGGCGAGATGTCGCTGCACTACCAGCCCAAGATCGACGGCCAGGATGGCCAGGTCTGCGGGGTCGAGGCCCTGCTGCGCTGGTCGCACCCGCAGCACGGCATGGTGAGCCCGGCGGTCTTCATCGCGCTGGCCGAGCGCTTCGGCCTGATCGTGCAGCTGGGCAACTGGGTCATCGAGGAGGCCTGCCGCCAGATGGCCGAGTGGAAGCACAGCGGCATCGTCATCCGCGTGGCCATCAACATTTCCGCGCACCAGCTGCGCGACAACAGCCTGGTCACCCGCATCGAGCAGGCACTGGCGCGGCATGGCGTGCCGGCCTCGCAGCTGCTGTGCGAAATCACCGAAACCGTGGCCATGGAAGACATGCAGGCCACGCAGCGCACCTTCGACGGCCTGGCGCGCATTGGCGTGTTCCTTTCGATCGACGACTTCGGCTCGGGTTATTCCAGCCTGAACTATCTGCGCCAGCTGCCGGCGCGGCAGCTCAAGATCGATCGCAGCTTCGTCCACGACCTCGAGTTCAGCGAGGACGCGCGCTCGGTGGTCAACGCGGTGGTGAAGCTCGCGCACGCGCTGAACCTGGGGGTGGTGGCGGAAGGCGTGGAGACCGCGGGCCAGCGCGACATCCTGCTGGAGATGCAGTGCGATGAACTGCAGGGCTACTTCTTTGCGCGGCCGATGCCCGCGGATGCGCTGCTGGCCTGGTCGCTGGGCGAGCAGGGCAAGAGCCTGCTGGACAACGTCCCCCCGGTTGGATTGCTGCGCTGA